A segment of the Vespula pensylvanica isolate Volc-1 chromosome 9, ASM1446617v1, whole genome shotgun sequence genome:
atacatacatacatacatacatacatacatacataaaacatCATACGTAGGTTGGTCCTATCGTTCTTTCCCTTTCATTCCTCTCTGTATCCCAGCAACTCGTTGGACTAGGCACGATGCGAGGTGCGCAGTTTGAAAggataatttgataaaaagtaTGCGGCacctctctcgttttctcgcgTCATAAAGCGTATAGAAAAGTGGAAAAGTCGTATCTGGTTCTAGAGCgaatgttgttgttgttcggTGGGTCGTGTCGTTTCGTCGATTTCAAGAGGATTCGAAGTAGTAattgtcatcatcgtcgtcgtcgtcgtcgttgtcgtcatcgtcgtcgtcgtcgttctcgtttgGGTAGTCGAGATGAGTATTTTGTTGTCCTGCTCGATAGCATCCATTTTGTTGTCGGAACCGTGCTCGGAAGCGATGTCCGAGCAGGCTGAGGACGATGGGACCATTTCGTCGAGAAAATCAAAGGAGGCCACTGCCTCGCGTTCCTTTTCGCCATACCTCACGAAAAAGTCCTCCCCGCGGTCGATTATGGACGGCCTCGAAGTTCCCCAAGTGGAAGGTCTTAGGACGCGTTGTGCCTGTGCCGCTGATGCTGAGAAACCAAGCGCAGCGGGTCAACATGCCTCAGACACTTCATTCTTCGGCTTTCTTTTCGCGTTCTTTTCGcgttctttctcgctctctctcgctctctctctctctctctctctctctctctctctctctctctctccctcgctctctttctcccttcctatACCGGCTCTAGCGGACACAGAGTAGCTCGGCTTagcactctttttcttttttgttttcttattttcttagtttttttttcgttttattttttgttcgttttgcATATTACCTCtccttccccctctctttttagtttcttttttttttttttactattttctttatcctttcctCTCGCCCTTCTTCGCGCGTccctttcatcttcttttttttttttttttacttgtttttaaacattttttttcgtttcttttttctttctttttttttttttcaattacatCCCACGCTACGCTTactaatttctcttttacgatttCGTTTATAGAGTTTATTAATCTCGTTTACGTTTAGGACGACTCGACTCGCACCATTTTACAATACGTGCACTTATCACCTAAGGATATGACGattaatctaattaaatttatccatcgtaagagagaaattatatcGCTTGTGATCCTTGACGCAATtccaaaatgaaaaatgtcgcGATGTATTTCGATACTTTTCAAAGCCGAATgatagttaataattattaatcgatggTGAACGAAACTAcgaattgtttttaatatataacaaatcgatcgaaaatatacaCATGTTATGCaagatattaatgattataacaattcatgtttttattatcctaataaaaattttatatcaaatatcaaattattacggtaaatttttttctaaagaataaGTGCGATTAATTAAGATTGGATTAGCATCGTTcgttaataatgaatatatgtataatatttattattgcgTCTATGAAAATGTATGAACaaatggatgtatgtatgaaaaatTTGGATAGAAAATTTGGAAAAGAAGTTTAAGGAATTGCGTAAAGGTGATCACTTTTGCGTTGCGTCTTTCTCGTTACGCTCGTCTTCTGGTTAATAGTATGTTAGTAAGAGCCAATGAGAGGTAAACAACCATTTATAATCGTACAATTCCGTATAGTTCTGTATGCTGGATCGAACAAAAGTTGTCATGATGAAAATATTCCTTCCCGACTGGTAAGACGATTATAGAAATTGTTCGTCACTAAGCCGAACTACGTAGCTTTTCTTGTGACAATCAAAGCACACCGCGTAGGAGCTACCATCTGAAcagaaaatatggaaaaaaaagctATGTACAGCGAGAGCTACTAGCGATTGTGTTAATTCGTGTATGCGTTAtgtcgtatacatatacgtatataagatCATTTGTAAAAgctattgttttatttatgttttgcAAGTAAGATCAAACAAACGGATCGATGTTAACGTCCGTTTGTTGATCGATCATGAACAAATTTATCTTCACAAATTAAAACTTAGTTaagagattttaataatatctttaataaattactaataagtaaataaaccTATgaacgaattatatttatatctggACAATCGCGTTGGTTTCATTCTAAGGATATTAACTTTACTTtgtcatcattttctttttttatctatttttctcttctttttttttcttttatatttttatttaaattcttgcgtgttagaagaaaatagccaggaagaagagaaaagatagataataatgaaacaCTTTAATTAACTCTTTGATAATCTTGTTAACATTTCATtcaaattgaatgaaaaaatatcatctCGATTACATCTTGCTTTTCAATaatgcgtatatgtatacgtacgtctttacaaaattgtaaaaatttttgtaaggACGTTTCTTGAGCGAGCATACGAAAGCATACGAAGCGTGAGCACGTTTTAgttaaatcaaatcaaattgaTATTGCCACGTTCAGAACTTaaagacatttttattatatgtagtgaaaaatagaattgtgcttaacgattatcgatacttgttaaaaaatattgataagacttgatattatcgatgtatctacaattaataataatatatcataattaataaagcttaattaataaagttttttatcaaaattatttgttaaacaaATTGAATATGTACAGATCTAATTAATCAAAGAAATGCATTGTTGAAAAGATTCAGATATTAGAATGTTCAAATAATAGAGATTTTATTGAatcgttttcattattttcttaagccgtttaaaactaataattaaaattacatttttttctttttcttttttctccattaaTATGATTTCTCTCTTGTGTGATTACACGAATTTTCACGACGAACTTTGATACTCTTGATGATAAAtccaaaaataaattcataatgaACAAGTGTCCGATCGTTTAACTCGATACAATATTCTTCGAAATCTTAGAAAGGTTAATCTCAGAAagattaaatatgtaaaaactGTCAGATAATCTCCAAAAGATTAATTATGTTAACTGTTAAATATACCGATGCGATCatattcacatttttttaaagcaaATACGAAATGAATCTTGAACATATTTATACTTGTAATGTTCAAGATCTATGAAAAAGGATCAATGATTATTgcgtaatttaaaaatcgcgtattaaaaataacaattccgtttaaaaaatcgaacaatttgcaaataaaaagattctatCGATTGGTTTATCGTTTGTATacaataatcgatattatcgttaaGCACATCTCTAATAGAAAATCGCAGCCTTCCTTAAGATCAGTGTTAATAAGCATTGAAAGTGAGTACGGCTCGTTGATATGAGAAGATAAGGGATTTGAAGTTGccataaaaatctttattacttatttatatttggtGAAGGTGCGATTGAACGAGATGAGCGGTAACGAGTAAGCGAAGtgaatttgtttctttacttttttttttttttttttttcccataaaTACACGTGCTCGCGTTCGAGCGAGGGGAGGTGTTACGCGTTTGTTATACTTTACGACAGTGGTGCGTAAATTATTCATacttgcaattattttttgtgaGAAGAGAAGCTTCCTTTTAATccgataattttattcttaatgaaattttgtaatcgaataaacataaaaaacgAATACAGAATAAAAAACTAATCATCCAAGGAtcaatcttcttttcctttttttctttttcttcaataaaaaaatacaattcaaGGATATGAAATCAACTTTCTTTcagaatttttcaattcttttttctctttcgatgtaATCAGatagggaagagaaaaaggaagaaaagaaaaactttttatgCAACACTCGCAACATATCCGTGGAAATTAGATAAGATAGAAATTTAATCTAACTTTGAAACATGTTTTCCattgattatattatcgatatcattaattaattgcaatgtaaataaaagtaaagaaatagtTTTTGCGCACCACTGTTTTACGAGAGACGATATGCAAGAAAACAAGTAGAAACGGAGAGACGCGTTAAccttataaaaaaagtatacctTTCTTTTGTCGTCGGTACCGATGTAACCTGTGCAAATGTCGGTAATCCGGTGGTTCATCTCCGGAATCACTACCTGCGGAACCACTGCTCGAGGTCGCCGAAGAACTTTCGCTACTTGCCAACATCACGTCTAGAAGGTTTGCTCTGgcctaaagagaaaaaaaatgcgtATGATTTATTGAATGCTTAAAGTCTAGAGGTAAGAGGAGTGTAAAGGGTAGATCTAACAAAATCACCAACACTTTTAAAAAGCAAACCAATTGTTCGTTTTACAActttagaaaaatctttatattgctaaaaaagaaaaatttttctattagccgttttaaaagaaaaatattagccAAGCTCTATTTGAGAGAGCTATATTTGTGAAAGAGTAaacaaacaattaaaaatcaaaaattcgacatataataatgaataatagtaaaaatattaatttatcgtatatcAAATTTGTCTAGGTGTAACAAATATTgcagatataataatactttttttttcttttcattcattaaaacTTATAACGTGTAAAAACGAAGAATTGTCTTtcgtgatatttatttaatgtatcagaaagaagagagatcgagatcgGTATACCTTAGGATCTGTGAAGTCGATATCACGTTCAACGTGAACCCAACCAGTTGGGCAGCAGCAAGCAAGATCCAATTTTTCGAGCGCAACCTGAGGATCTTGATTGACCGAACTATCTTCGCCTTTTCTAAtcattcgatttaattcgtCGATAACGTCCTTCGACGTTGCTCGCTCGTGGAAGCTCAAAGATCTGTCCCTACCTTCGACCAATAGAGGTGCTCTCGCGGGGCTAACCtgacgaaacgaaatgaaagtttCAGGAGAATGAacatagaagaaataaatctttcacGTTCACTATCCACTGACCTACATGTTCttcacgataaataaatttattctcctTGCACTGTTTccctaaaaaaatatcatgttTGCATATAACAATATGCATACGAATATTAAACAGAAAgtgatattttcgataaaaatacatttcgtTAAGGATCACTCGCACGTACGATTgaattaaacaatttgttcGAAATTCTATTTGAAAGATCACACTGCGTTTTATAGTCGATACTTAAGTGCAAAGAATTgatgtatatgtagataggATGAATCTATCTTAATAAATTCACGCGAAcatttttgcaaatatttgtaaaatttttgtcTACAAAATTGTTCGatataacgaataatattaaagatattcgGGTACATGAATCAAAATGGATCACTCTCTGTACGACAGTGAACGTGTTAAACGTGTATGGAAGCTTTCTTGAACTCACAACCGTGCTAGGGGTCGAAGAAGTAGCCGcttcctcgtcttcttcgGGAACAGCACCCAATTCGGTGGGTGCTACAGTTGTATAACCTACTGCACCTACTAAAGTGCTAGACCCTACAACACCAAGCATTCTATCTTCGGTTGGCAAAGGAGGTACTGCTATTTGTTCGAGCGGATCGTCCTCGTTGTTCACCTCAAGTATATTTTCCGAATTAGCACTTTCTTGCGACGACGGAGATCTTTCTGTACCAATGGAAGAACCTTCGACGGCACATTCGCTTCTATTTCCAGGATtttctgaaaatatattcaaacgtAATCCTTCGCATAttgaaaagtttattatttccaAAGCTTAAAGTTACTTAATAGTACAACGTTTAttgttcaattaattaaataatttattaatacagaTTCTTAATGTTAAGATGAAACTGAgacaatttgaaaataatattttatatatatatatatatatatatatatatatatatatttgagaatcacatttctttttttcttttttataaagaaaaaaaaagaaagatgttcTTTCATatgacaaagataaaaaaataaattacttaaatTACTTACAAATATACGGATTCTTAAAGCTAAGACGAAACTTagacgaatttaaaaataatatagtatatttcaGGAGGATCTTTTTCTTGTCGTAGAAAAAAAGGTTTACGATAATgacaaagacaaaaataaaataacttataaattatttacatataaaaattcttaaaactAGGACGTAAATGAGATAAGTTGAAAATGATAACGCATCTTAgaattgtttttatcttttttaaagcataaaaaattagttttcGATGTAACAAATAACACTAgaacacacgtacacattagaaaataaaaatacggaTTTGAAGATGTTTTACAAACTTTTCAGATCACGTTGATTCAATAATTACCTTCAATCGAATGGGTCGGCCCAGGGATATCGTTTTGTTCCGAAGAATTATTCGGTAATTCTGCCAAATACATTTGTTGCTCGGCTATGAAGGATAGGACACTTTGTAGGGCTTGTTCCCTGTCAGTTGGTGGTTTACCGCTTCTCGAGGAAGTACTCGCGAGACTTTTGGTACTTTCGAATTTGACCAATCTGTAAAAGTCCCTGGTGAAATCGGTGCCGATCGAGGGTGAGTCAGGATCGTCGCTACAACCGGAGAGAGCCGCCGATGATCTTTTACTCGAATTTTCTAAAACTCCTTCCTCGCTACTCCATGAAGCACCAGGGCTCGAAGCATACGGCCAAGGTCCGGCAGTCCTCGTATCCATCAACAGAGCGACCTATCATAGATggttgtattttttaatgctttctgtttctttcataaaattatacagGCTGAGTCGTGGAATTGAAAAGGATTGTTTAGATATCGttgatcaattttaattatattgtaaggACAACGAAGATGCATTTAGAAAGTACAAttggattattttatttatttatttattgttttaatggaactatatatatttctatcttttcacGTTCATATACTTTTCAAAGCTcgtcaataaaattttacaatgatTCACAACGTTTGCTTCAATAAACTATATCGTTTATTAAGAGACTTTAAATATCTCttggaatcttttttttttttttttcttttccaagaaTTGAGAATATTCAGTAGACTCAATTAATACGAAAACAGTGTACTATGTAATTTCGAGGAAAAACAAattgcacttttttttttatttgtatccaTTTTAGTTACCcataataaattagaattattatagtattgaAGTTTTATTTTCGATGACAAAAAAGACACAAACTGTTTCAATTCCGTGACTAACCCTGTAAAGCGAAATCAAGAAATTGTACCAATTCACCCCCTGCTCTATCGGCGAGGTAGCTGGCACCATTCCATAGACATTCGTTCGCATCCTCTTCGAGTTCCAAAGGATTGTGTTCTTTGATGGCAGGGAGTGCAGGCATAGCGGTACAAGCATTCGATTCTTTCCACGCTGTAGATTCTGTTTGAACGAGATCCTCCGTCGACAACGAAAAACTCCAGTCTTCCAATTCCGCCCTATCGTATTCCAACTCGAGTAAATCTCGATGCTGTTGAGCGCTTCTGCTATCGTCCAATCTgaacaataatgatatatataagtgaattttttaattaaatctatataaatattttattttctatgattATTGTCGGTAAAATCAATGGAATAAAAGAAGGACGAAAGGAAATTTAATAACGTTCACTACCATacgtatttttcataaaaaaaaaaacaaaattaatcgtcaatgttaaatgttattttatattttcgactTATTCACTTCATGtaaaaatcattcttttcttttctttttattattattattgttgttttctttcatgCTTCTACCATCAATtagaaaacattttctatagTCATTTATAGATTAAGATATAAGTGAGGAATTtgtcaatcaatcaatcaatcaatcaaaagttcataaatttttgattaataaatatatatatatatataattttgcttGTAACGagattatttgatttatttatgaaatttattaattcaataagtAAATGTCCGAGATAAAgttaaaatcgaattatttgatattccAATGGAGATGCTCGTGGCAGCAAACGTATAAAGGGTTAAGGGGGAGTTCGATGGACGAACCTGAGCCATTGCTGTACGTACTCGGCATCCCAGCCCTCTTCTTCGACgagaagaagggaggaggATCCCATGGGGCTCGGTAATTTGTACGGCGTGAAATTGCTCGTTGCTGTGAGTTTCAAGCAAAGATGACTGTCCGAGAAGCTGCGCATCACGTGCTGATAGGGTAGAAGGTCTTTGCTCGGTGGATAACTATGCCGTGGGTTAATTCCTAGCGTTAAATTGAGAGGTAGGAAGAGGACATCTGGATCACCAGCATCAAGTGCGATTAAACGTGCATCCGGAGAAACGTCGCCTTCAGTCTCATCGGTTGCCTCTTTGAGGTCTTCTAATCCACGTGATGAAGGTTCTTGACGAGCACCTTCGCCTTGAACATCGCTCGACATCGTCGAATAACCTTCATCCCTGTTACCACTTTCAGGACTCTCGCTACCTTCCTCTTCCGTGGCACCTGTCGTACCATTTGACGCTGTTCCCGAACCTGTTGAAGGTTTCTGACCTGAAATAACAAAGAACGATAATATCGTTGCGGGTCACAAGGACTAGACTTAACTCTATATAACTttgtaaaatgaataatatatcctatatcgttgttttcgttttccttttttatcgataagaaatttatacaaaaaaagtGTTTTAAggattttcttcgtaattctactttttaaaaagttaatcCATTCGATTgtgatattcaaatattttttaatttcgaagtCATGTTAGAATCATTGAATTCGTTCTGACGTGATGAATCGATATCATTCcattgaaaggaaaaatcaagataattatgaatgaaatataattttcgttaataataatggaaaatgttgtaatataaatacaagtttaaatataatacctaGAGTGGGTCTGTTTCGTCGACATTTTGTCGCAGCCGCCATTACGGGTATTTGTAGATTAAGGGAGCGTGGTCTGGAAAGAGGAACCCAGGATGGATCCAGGCTAAGAGCAGCTACTAAAGCGGCCGGTCCAGCTTCGAGTATACTTTGAATCAGTTCAGTAGGACTTCCGGGACTCGCTGCTTGAGCCAGGAGACCCGAGAGAGCTCGATTTTGAGCTTCGAGTTCTCGTATGCGCCTTTGTAGCGCACCGATCTCTTCCCTGAAACCCTGAAAGAAATTGCACAGGTATCAGTACATTGGACTCGGTAGAAGACATTACATTCGTTGTCTTTAAAACTTCAACGAGTTATTTTctaaggataaaaaatattttcgagacCAATCAAATTGCAGTAATTCTGTCAATcgcattatttttaattttgctaTTTACATTCGGtgcaatatttataaacaactGTGTTATAACAATTACGTAGCGTCTATCcttagaatattaaaatacatcgAATTTCTTTGGAATTGGCCGAAACcttacgatgaaaaaaatttttttttcttttaaagatctttcatacatatatttataaaaacaaatcttcgatatttacaattaatacaTGGAGATTTGtcgttatcaaaatttttatatcgaaaaatcaGGAAATATAAAGTACTCTAATCATGCCGAAGAAAGGTCTTTGATAAACAGAGGCGAGCacaaaggaagaagggaagtGAAATAGGGGagtaagaatgaaaaagtatgGCTTTCGATGAACCTTTTGAGATAGAAGGGCGCGGACCACCTGGTTGGCGACGTCGTCGAGACACCGCTCGTACTGGCGACGCTGAGCGTCGGCGTCACGTGCCAGGGCTGCGTGTTCACTTTCCAAGGTCGCCAAACGTGCTACCAATGCAGCATGCACCTCCCCAGCGCACGCAGCTTCCAAGCCACGCAATTGACCGCGCATCGACTCGTTTTCCAATTGTAACTTTGAGATCTGAACCTGGTACTGATGAACCCGTGCCTAAACAACAATGAAAGACAATGatcaaagattaaaaaatcgattttctttttctcgatcttcttctttatccctTTCTCAAGTACTGATATTACGTTTATCGCAATTAGCTCGAAGAGTTAATAAAGCGTCAACGCGTTATTAGCAGAAAGGCGGTTAACGTTAAATTAGAGCTTAGGAGCTGCCAGGGACAGGAACGCTAATAGAGGGTGCGTGTGTCTGATTTATAACGGTCGTACCAAGCGGTGGTTCTCTCGCCCCCACTGTTAATGTCTGCTCCCTCtattccctccctccctccaaTTCCCCTCCTCGATCCCATCCCTCTAGCCCTTTTCTCGGTATTCTTTCGAGA
Coding sequences within it:
- the LOC122631713 gene encoding uncharacterized protein LOC122631713 isoform X4; the protein is MLGVLKRRWKPSKRASSGRGTDSPLNSDLALDKPRPIPSPRQIHPLYGEKAGLLGYCDTVGNTENFPPAPNIVVEGGRIEFVRPSQDGTTISRRNTMSRGSQTFNDQSEKSDPAKESLEERVHELERALQAERLVSQRDRATITKLQRQINKREATQRDVERERRQRLEAEARLREATAEAERARSRVHHLQRELARMEESSRGLLQHKQRAEQLKQEKTALTLSYEARVHQYQVQISKLQLENESMRGQLRGLEAACAGEVHAALVARLATLESEHAALARDADAQRRQYERCLDDVANQVVRALLSQKGFREEIGALQRRIRELEAQNRALSGLLAQAASPGSPTELIQSILEAGPAALVAALSLDPSWVPLSRPRSLNLQIPVMAAATKCRRNRPTLGQKPSTGSGTASNGTTGATEEEGSESPESGNRDEGYSTMSSDVQGEGARQEPSSRGLEDLKEATDETEGDVSPDARLIALDAGDPDVLFLPLNLTLGINPRHSYPPSKDLLPYQHVMRSFSDSHLCLKLTATSNFTPYKLPSPMGSSSLLLVEEEGWDAEYVQQWLRLDDSRSAQQHRDLLELEYDRAELEDWSFSLSTEDLVQTESTAWKESNACTAMPALPAIKEHNPLELEEDANECLWNGASYLADRAGGELVALLMDTRTAGPWPYASSPGASWSSEEGVLENSSKRSSAALSGCSDDPDSPSIGTDFTRDFYRLVKFESTKSLASTSSRSGKPPTDREQALQSVLSFIAEQQMYLAELPNNSSEQNDIPGPTHSIEENPGNRSECAVEGSSIGTERSPSSQESANSENILEVNNEDDPLEQIAVPPLPTEDRMLGVVGSSTLVGAVGYTTVAPTELGAVPEEDEEAATSSTPSTVVSPARAPLLVEGRDRSLSFHERATSKDVIDELNRMIRKGEDSSVNQDPQVALEKLDLACCCPTGWVHVERDIDFTDPKARANLLDVMLASSESSSATSSSGSAGSDSGDEPPDYRHLHRLHRYRRQKKDGSSYAVCFDCHKKSYVVRLSDEQFL